Proteins found in one Triticum aestivum cultivar Chinese Spring chromosome 4D, IWGSC CS RefSeq v2.1, whole genome shotgun sequence genomic segment:
- the LOC123098347 gene encoding uncharacterized protein: MAEKGGESGGGGRGLKGEVGRKRGGISVRITADREPQYATPRSPSAIAQPRRASRTPPRASPPRRSRPSPQRTPATAPPRTSGGTDTDCSQNGRSVPDRSRKRQGTAALDHVYPSTSGRTGSSKNRRSVKDYSKNMRIDNLDHSRTPSLAPRRLSFEEEEQCGVSPENINREVGVSKNDVPARDMMVGVDLERQTILPKIFGSSEVKQLLHSIEKISESTSNGKNDKDFPTRMKTSLEASKGRRKLSMEGPKNPGALIWQNGESSSQPVLGTLSVDLEHQIIFPKKGGSIEVKQLQNSVERISESTSDDKKDQDCPTRMCLSFEEEKQCYASPEKTIREVDVPRNGVSARDIEVKHLLNSIEKISESTSNAKKDKDFPIRMKTSLEASKGCRKLSMEGQWPKNAGAQLIWQNGESSSQPVLGTLSVDLEHQIIFPKKGGSIEVKQLQKSVEKISESTK; the protein is encoded by the exons ATGGCGGAGAAAGGAGGTgaatccggcggcggcggccgcggcctaAAGGGGGAAGTAGGAAGAAAGAGAGGGGGGATTTCCGTGCGCATAACAGCCGACAGGGAGCCGCAATATGCCACGCCCCGGTCACCGAGCGCCATCGCGCAGCCGCGGCGCGCTTCGCGTACTCCGCCCCGCGCCTCGCCCCCGCGGAGATCTCGTCCCTCACCTCAGCGCACGCCGGCCACCGCCCCGCCAAG GACGAGCGGCGGTACCGATACTGATTGCTCCCAGAACGGGAGATCGGTTCCAGATAGGTCGAGAAAGAGGCAAGGGACGGCCGCTCTGGATCATGTCTACCCCAGTACGAGCGGCCGTACCGGGAGCTCCAAGAACAGGAGATCGGTTAAAGACTACTCCAAAAACATGAGGATAGATAACCTGGATCATTCAAGAACACCAAGTCTAGCTCCAAG GCGCCTTAGCTTCGAAGAAGAAGAACAGTGCGGTGTGTCCCCTGAAAACATAAATAGAGAGGTTGGCGTGTCAAAGAATGACGTTCCTGCAAGAGATAT GATGGTCGGTGTTGATTTGGAACGTCAAACCATCTTGCCCAAAATTTTTGGATCCAGTGAGGTAAAGCAGCTGCTGCATTCTATCGAGAAGATCAGTGAATCGACAAGTAATGGCAAGAACGACAAGGATTTCCCTACAAGAAT GAAAACATCTTTGGAAGCTTCAAAAGGTCGCAGGAAATTATCTATGGAAGGGCCAAAAAATCCAGGTGCATTGATATGGCAGAATGGAGAAAGTTCCTCCCAACCAGTGCTAGG GACTCTCAGTGTTGACTTGGAACATCAAATCATCTTTCCCAAAAAAGGTGGATCCATTGAGGTAAAGCAACTGCAGAATTCTGTTGAGAGGATCAGCGAATCGACAAGTGATGACAAGAAGGATCAGGATTGCCCTACAAGAAT GTGCCTTAGCTTTGAGGAAGAAAAACAGTGCTATGCATCCCCTGAAAAGACGATTAGAGAGGTTGATGTACCAAGGAATGGTGTTTCTGCAAGAGATAT TGAGGTAAAACACCTGCTGAATTCTATCGAGAAGATCAGTGAATCGACAAGTAATGCCAAGAAGGACAAGGATTTCCCTATAAGAAT GAAAACATCTTTGGAAGCTTCAAAAGGTTGCAGGAAATTATCTATGGAAGGGCAGTGGCCAAAAAATGCAGGTGCTCAGTTGATATGGCAGAATGGAGAAAGTTCCTCCCAACCAGTGCTAGG GACTCTCAGTGTTGACTTGGAACATCAAATCATCTTTCCCAAAAAAGGTGGATCCATTGAGGTAAAGCAACTGCAGAAATCTGTAGAGAAGATCAGCGAATCGACAAAGTAG